From Juglans regia cultivar Chandler chromosome 6, Walnut 2.0, whole genome shotgun sequence, the proteins below share one genomic window:
- the LOC118348665 gene encoding uncharacterized protein LOC118348665 has protein sequence MSILVWNCRGLGNPQTVNVLRNLTKEKYPNVVYLVETKCRRNRMEVVRRCMQMDGCFSVDCVGFSGGIALLWKEEWSVKIINYTRWHISALIQEETSGPTWQFTGFYGHPDTGKRISSWQLLRMLKPTSPIAWLCAGDFNEILHECEKIGGASRPYKQIEEFRQAVDCCGLNDIHSHGQEFTWSNNRNGRDFTKEKIDRAFGNKEWNDIYTQGVCNVLPAIMSDHSPLSISLHNTNHGMKRKRWCFRYELAWELKEECKQVVSEAWQKTCITDSKAKLLSTKLEFCQKDLLTWRQTLKQQEEMVILKGKQSIGHLQNTGTGEHLIAMKLIQGEVVSSITSNDSKWKQRVKQHWLKHGDRNTQYFHMQANQRRKINAIKCIEDSQGRSVTKQSEIGEVITGYFSSLFTTSHPSSVEQCLIALDTRLAMDMKAWLLNPFSREEINATVFHMNPLGSPGPDGFPAQFYQKHWEIFVPSRGLRQGDPLSPYLFILCVEALTSLLNQAEACGNLTPAPIGRGPIIVNHLFFADDSLLFCQAEIKCVLNILDLYEKGSGQILLLAGVQSTSSFERYLGLPALVGKRKIASFHSLIDRTWTRVSNWRTKFLSAAGKDILLKAILQAIPTYAMGMFLLPVSITRKLNQILRKFWWGFNEYSSKIQWVKWKQLSGSKEMGGLGFRDLRCFNLALLSKQGWRILQNPTSLVAQVLKQKYLNKGDLLEAKLGTRPSFAWRGIHASLTLLKKGLIWRVGNGQKINIWQDRWIPSLPAQKILTPREGDCWCDKVSDIIEPHLKQWQEPLLCELFTPQEIEGIKAIPISLGGREDILIWQFSQNNKYTVKSGYHLSKDMEREQEGESSRKKRDCQVWKTIWKLNVPRATKMFIWKACSEVLPTLANLKRRKVVEDNLCLICNQEPETSGHALWGCIGARDVWCQGPMKV, from the exons ATGAGCATCTTggtgtggaactgccgagggcttgggaaccctcagacAGTTAATGTCCTAAGGAATTTAACTAAGGAAAAGTACCCCAATGTAGTTTACCTAGTGGAAACTAAATGTAGAAGGAATAGGATGGAGGTAGTTAGGAGATGCATGCAGATGGACGGATGCTTCTCAGTGGACTGTGTGGGATTCAGTGGGGGTATTGCTCTTCTTTGGAAAGAGGAATGGAGTgttaaaattatcaattataCAAGATGGCATATTAGTGCTTTGATCCAGGAGGAAACAAGTGGACCAACATGGCAATTCACAGGTTTCTACGGACATCCAGACACAGGGAAAAGAATTAGTAGTTGGCAACTGTTAAGGATGCTCAAACCAACTAGCCCTATAGCTTGGTTATGTGcgggggattttaatgagatcctCCATGAATGTGAAAAGATAGGTGGAGCTAGCAGACCATATAAACAGATTGAGGAGTTCAGACAAGCTGTGGATTGCTGTGGTCTCAATGACATCCACTCACATGGACAGGAATTTACTTGGTCGAACAATAGAAATGGCAGggattttacaaaagaaaaaattgatagggCCTTTGGAAACAAGGAATGGAATGATATCTATACCCAGGGAGTATGCAATGTTCTCCCTGCCATTATGTCTGATCATTCTCCCTTGTCAATCAGCTTACATAACACCAATCATGGGATGAAGAGGAAAAGATGGTGTTTCAGATATGAATTGGCCTGGGAACTGAAGGAAGAATGCAAGCAGGTGGTGAGTGAGGCATGGCAGAAAACTTGTATAACAGATAGTAAGGCCAAACTACTAAGTACTAAGCTTGAATTCTGCCAAAAGGATCTGTTGACCTGGAGGCAGACGCTAAAGCAACAAGAAGAGATGGTTATTTTAAAGGGGAAACAAAGCATTGGGCATCTTCAGAATACAGGTACAGGTGAGCACTTAATAGCTATGAAACTTATTCAAGGGGAGGTGGTATCATCCATAACATCAAATGATAGCAAGTGGAAACAAAGAGTGAAACAACACTGGCTTAAACATGGGGATAGGAACACTCAATACTTTCACATGCAGGCAaaccaaagaaggaaaattaaTGCAATCAAGTGCATAGAGGACTCCCAAGGAAGAAGTGTTACAAAACAGTCAGAAATTGGAGAGGTCATCACAGGTtatttctcctctctttttaCCACTTCCCATCCTTCATCTGTTGAACAATGTTTGATTGCACTGGATACTAGACTAGCTATGGACATGAAGGCCTGGCTTTTAAATCCTTTCAGTAGGGAAGAAATCAATGCAACAGTATTTCATATGAACCCCTTAGGGTCGccaggtcctgatgggttcCCTGCTCAGTTCTACCAAAAACATTGGGAG ATTTTTGTGCCTTCAAGGGGCctaagacaaggggaccctttgtccccttatctttttatcttaTGTGTAGAAGCCCTCACTTCTCTTCTAAACCAAGCTGAGGCATGTGGCAACTTAACTCCTGCTCCTATTGGTAGAGGCCCAATCATTGTGAACCATCTTTTCTTTGCTGATGACAGTCTCCTTTTCTGCCAAGCAGAAATCAAGTGTGTGCTAAATATCCTTGATCTTTATGAGAAAGGATCAGGACAG ATATTGCTGCTAGCAGGTGTCCAATCCACATCTAGCTTTGAAAGATACTTGGGCCTACCTGCTTTGGTGGGTAAAAGAAAGATTGCCTCATTCCATTCCCTAATTGATAGAACCTGGACTCGAGTCTCTAACTGGAGGACTAAGTTTCTATCTGCAGCAGGAAAGGACATTTTGCTCAAGGCAATCCTTCAAGCCATCCCCACCTATGCAATGGGAATGTTCCTGTTACCAGTATCCATTACCAGGAAGTTAAATCAGATTCTTaggaaattctggtggggaTTCAATGAATATTCCTCCAAAATTCAATGGGTTAAGTGGAAGCAACTTAGTGGCAGCAAAGAAATGGGAGGCCTTGGTTTTAGAGATCTAAGATGTTTTAACCTTGCTCTACTTTCAAAACAGGGATGGAGGattcttcaaaatccaacaTCCCTAGTGGCACAAGTGTTAAAGCAAAAGTATTTGAACAAAGGAGATTTGCTTGAAGCAAAGTTGGGGACAAGGCCTTCCTTTGCATGGAGAGGCATTCATGCTAGCTTAACTTTGTTAAAGAAAGGTCTCATATGGAGGGTTGGAAATGGCCAGAAGATCAACATTTGGCAAGATAGATGGATTCCCTCACTACCTGCCCAAAAGATCTTGACTCCTCGAGAAGGAGACTGCTGGTGTGACAAGGTTAGTGATATTATTGAACCCCACCTGAAGCAATGGCAAGAACCTCTCCTTTGTGAATTGTTCACCCCTCAGGAAATAGAAGGTATCAAAGCCATTCCCATTAGTTTAGGGGGGAGAGAAGACATACTTATATGGCAGTTCTCCCAGAATAACAAATACACAGTCAAAAGTGGTTACCATCTCAGCAAAGATATGGAAAGAGAACAAGAAGGGGAATCATCACGCAAGAAAAGGGACTGCCAAGTGTGGAAGACAATTTGGAAACTTAATGTACCTCGTGCCACCAAGATGTTTATATGGAAAGCATGCAGTGAGGTCCTTCCCACTCTGGCTAATCTTAAAAGGAGAAAGGTAGTAGAGGACAACCTCTGTCTAATATGCAACCAAGAACCTGAGACTTCTGGCCATGCCTTATGGGGCTGTATAGGGGCAAGAGACGTGTGGTGCCAAGGTCCAATGAAAGTGTAG